From a region of the Streptomyces tirandamycinicus genome:
- a CDS encoding GNAT family N-acetyltransferase: MEVVLREVRHPDLDTFFALMQDPEAVRMAAFTPEDPGDRARFDAHWERVLRTDGVHRTVVADGVVAGHAAVYGPPGEREVTYWIDRAFWGRGVATSALRALLLLVPERPLHARAAADNAGSLRVLAKCGFTVTGRDSGFAHARGGETEELLLRLDG, from the coding sequence ATGGAGGTCGTCCTCCGCGAGGTCCGGCACCCCGACCTCGACACCTTCTTCGCGCTGATGCAGGACCCGGAGGCCGTGCGGATGGCCGCGTTCACCCCCGAGGACCCGGGCGACCGGGCACGGTTCGACGCCCACTGGGAGCGGGTCCTGCGCACGGACGGCGTCCACCGCACCGTCGTCGCCGACGGCGTCGTGGCGGGGCACGCCGCCGTGTACGGGCCGCCCGGCGAGCGTGAGGTGACGTACTGGATCGACCGTGCCTTCTGGGGGCGCGGTGTGGCGACGTCGGCGCTGCGCGCACTGCTGCTGCTCGTGCCGGAACGGCCGCTGCACGCCCGCGCGGCAGCCGACAACGCGGGTTCCCTGCGCGTGCTGGCCAAGTGCGGGTTCACCGTGACCGGGCGGGACTCCGGCTTCGCGCACGCGCGGGGCGGGGAGACCGAGGAGTTGCTGCTGCGGCTCGACGGCTGA
- a CDS encoding peptidoglycan D,D-transpeptidase FtsI family protein produces MNKTIRRTAVFSLLLVFALLLRATWVQAYEAKALADDQHNRRNTIAQYAQPLGDIVVAGSPVTGSQRTEGGDLAYQRTYTEGALYAPVTGYSSQAYGATQLEGIYGDVLDGTDNRLKNPLDVLTGKQAPPGDVLTTIDPAVQKAGFEALGGKKGAAVAIDPVTGRILAVVSTPSYDPSRISGTTDGEAWRQLTEDEDQPMLNRALRQPLPPGSTFKLVVAAAALEDGWYSSVDEPTDSPQPYTLPNTRTVLVNENESAPCENATIRTALRYSCNNVFGRMAEQLGKDKLRATAEKFGFNDSEQDVPVRAATSVYPSDMDEAQTALTGIGQFEVTATPLQMAMVSAALADDGLMASPHMVSKVVDADGNTLREYPDSDTERIVSSRTAEQLRSAMVTVVEDGTGSNARIDGAEVGGKTGTAQHGENNSATPYAWFTSYAEDGGSGTKVAVAVVVEDSGAARSEVSGNGLAAPIAAKMMRAALA; encoded by the coding sequence ATGAACAAGACGATCAGGCGCACCGCGGTCTTCAGCCTGCTCCTGGTGTTCGCCCTGCTGCTGCGGGCGACCTGGGTGCAGGCCTACGAGGCCAAGGCACTCGCGGACGACCAGCACAACCGGCGGAACACCATCGCGCAGTACGCGCAGCCGCTCGGCGACATCGTCGTGGCCGGCTCCCCGGTCACCGGCTCGCAGCGGACGGAGGGAGGCGATCTCGCGTACCAGCGCACGTATACGGAGGGCGCGCTGTACGCACCCGTCACCGGCTACAGCTCACAGGCGTACGGGGCCACTCAACTCGAAGGCATCTACGGCGACGTGCTCGACGGCACGGACAACCGGCTGAAGAACCCGCTGGACGTGCTCACCGGCAAGCAGGCGCCGCCGGGGGACGTCCTCACCACCATCGACCCGGCGGTCCAGAAGGCCGGCTTCGAGGCGCTCGGCGGCAAGAAGGGCGCCGCGGTCGCCATCGACCCGGTGACCGGTCGGATCCTGGCCGTGGTGAGCACCCCGTCGTACGACCCGTCGCGGATCAGCGGGACCACGGACGGCGAGGCGTGGCGGCAGCTCACCGAGGACGAGGACCAGCCGATGCTCAACCGGGCTCTGCGGCAGCCGCTGCCGCCCGGCTCGACCTTCAAGCTGGTGGTCGCCGCCGCGGCGCTGGAGGACGGTTGGTACTCGTCGGTCGACGAGCCGACCGACAGCCCCCAGCCCTACACGCTGCCGAACACCCGGACGGTGCTGGTGAACGAGAACGAGTCCGCGCCCTGCGAGAACGCCACGATCCGCACCGCTCTGCGGTACTCCTGCAACAACGTCTTCGGCAGGATGGCGGAGCAGCTCGGCAAGGACAAGCTCCGGGCGACGGCGGAGAAGTTCGGCTTCAACGACTCCGAGCAGGACGTCCCCGTGCGTGCCGCCACGAGTGTGTACCCGTCGGACATGGACGAGGCGCAGACGGCGCTGACGGGCATCGGGCAGTTCGAGGTCACGGCCACTCCGCTGCAGATGGCCATGGTGTCGGCCGCCCTGGCCGACGACGGGCTCATGGCGTCGCCGCATATGGTGTCCAAGGTCGTGGACGCGGACGGGAACACCCTGCGGGAGTACCCGGACTCCGACACCGAGCGGATCGTGTCGTCGAGGACGGCGGAGCAGCTGCGCAGCGCGATGGTCACGGTCGTCGAGGACGGCACGGGCAGCAACGCCCGGATCGACGGCGCCGAGGTCGGCGGCAAGACGGGCACGGCCCAGCACGGCGAGAACAACAGCGCGACGCCGTACGCCTGGTTCACCTCGTACGCCGAGGACGGCGGGTCCGGCACGAAGGTGGCGGTCGCCGTCGTCGTCGAGGACTCCGGGGCGGCGCGCTCCGAGGTGAGCGGCAACGGACTCGCGGCGCCGATCGCGGCGAAGATGATGCGGGCGGCACTGGCATAG
- a CDS encoding NCS2 family permease: protein MPETQTRNALDRYFRVSERGSTVAREVRGGIATFFTMAYILVLNPIILGSAQDKFGNQLSAPQLATVTALVAAVMTVIMGVGGNVPIAIAAGLGLNALVAYQIAPLMSWPDAMGLVVIEGIVICVLVATGLREAIMHAIPQQLKQAISVGIGMFIAFVGFVGAGFATRIPGETGTVPVQLGSTGHLTGWPVLVFCLGVLLTVSLVTRKVRGAILLSIVTMTVVAVVVDAIADIDPAAWGLTVPAVPDDLVALPDFGLVGSFSLFGAFEQVSAVTVVLLVFTLVLSDFFDTMGTVVGVSNEAGLLDEKGDVPHLGRILLIDGAAAAAGGLASASSATSYVESAAGVGEGARTGFANVVTGALFGLALLLTPLATIVPAQAAAPALIVVGFLLMTQVRHIDWLSFEIAIPAFLTIAVMPFTYSITNGIGAGFIAYVVLKTVLGKAREVHALLWATAALFVVYFAIDPIEQLIGLR from the coding sequence ATGCCGGAAACGCAGACGCGAAACGCGCTCGACCGCTACTTCCGCGTCTCCGAGCGGGGATCGACCGTCGCCCGCGAAGTGCGGGGCGGAATCGCCACGTTCTTCACGATGGCCTACATCCTGGTACTCAACCCGATCATCCTCGGCAGTGCCCAGGACAAGTTCGGCAACCAGCTCTCCGCTCCCCAGCTGGCCACCGTCACCGCACTGGTCGCCGCCGTGATGACCGTGATCATGGGCGTCGGCGGCAACGTCCCCATCGCCATCGCGGCCGGCCTCGGCCTCAACGCCCTGGTCGCCTACCAGATCGCACCCTTGATGAGCTGGCCCGACGCGATGGGCCTGGTGGTGATCGAGGGCATCGTGATCTGCGTCCTGGTCGCCACGGGTCTACGGGAGGCGATCATGCACGCCATCCCGCAGCAGCTCAAGCAGGCCATCAGCGTCGGCATCGGGATGTTCATCGCCTTCGTCGGGTTCGTCGGCGCCGGCTTCGCGACCCGTATCCCCGGCGAAACGGGTACCGTGCCGGTCCAGCTCGGCTCCACCGGCCATCTGACCGGCTGGCCGGTGCTCGTCTTCTGCCTCGGGGTGCTGCTGACCGTCTCCCTGGTGACCCGGAAGGTCCGCGGCGCGATCCTGCTGTCCATCGTCACGATGACCGTCGTCGCCGTCGTCGTCGACGCGATCGCCGACATCGACCCGGCCGCCTGGGGGCTGACCGTCCCGGCCGTCCCGGACGACCTGGTGGCCCTCCCGGACTTCGGGCTCGTCGGCTCCTTCAGCCTCTTCGGAGCCTTCGAGCAGGTCAGTGCCGTCACCGTCGTGTTGCTCGTCTTCACCCTGGTGCTCAGCGACTTCTTCGACACCATGGGCACCGTCGTCGGCGTCTCCAACGAGGCCGGGCTGCTCGACGAGAAGGGCGACGTGCCGCACCTGGGCCGCATCCTGCTCATCGACGGCGCGGCCGCGGCCGCCGGCGGTCTGGCCTCCGCCTCCTCCGCCACGTCCTACGTCGAATCCGCCGCCGGTGTCGGCGAGGGCGCCCGCACGGGCTTCGCCAACGTGGTCACCGGCGCGCTGTTCGGTCTGGCACTGCTCCTCACCCCACTGGCCACGATCGTGCCCGCCCAGGCGGCCGCACCCGCCCTGATCGTGGTCGGCTTCCTGCTGATGACCCAGGTGCGGCACATCGACTGGCTGTCGTTCGAGATCGCCATTCCGGCGTTCCTGACCATCGCCGTGATGCCGTTCACGTACTCCATCACCAACGGCATCGGCGCGGGCTTCATCGCCTACGTCGTCCTCAAGACGGTGCTGGGCAAGGCGCGTGAGGTGCACGCGCTGCTCTGGGCCACGGCGGCCCTGTTCGTCGTGTACTTCGCGATCGACCCGATCGAGCAGCTGATCGGCCTCAGGTAG